Proteins co-encoded in one Patescibacteria group bacterium genomic window:
- the secE gene encoding preprotein translocase subunit SecE, translating to MQISKIPAKVAEFLSEVRLELKKVTWPTRQETIKYTTAVIVFSLVLSAFLGGLDFLFSWLLNKFVI from the coding sequence ATGCAAATTAGCAAGATACCAGCAAAAGTGGCGGAATTTCTCAGTGAAGTTCGCCTTGAATTAAAAAAAGTGACTTGGCCGACGCGTCAGGAAACGATTAAATACACAACGGCTGTGATTGTTTTTAGTTTGGTTTTATCCGCTTTTTTAGGCGGATTGGACTTTTTATTCAGTTGGTTATTAAATAAGTTTGTAATTTAA
- the nusG gene encoding transcription termination/antitermination protein NusG, which produces MAKQIQQGRNWYVLHTYAGYEEAVERNLKQRIESMGMEDRIFNVLVPTEKKIKIKGGKRFVFEEKIYPGYVLVEMIVTDASWYVVRNTPRVTGFIGAGTIPTPISEDEIKSLQKRMGVEEPKYKINVAVGDAVKITDGPFKEFDGKISEIDEKRGKVKVLVSMFGRETPVELDFLQIKKL; this is translated from the coding sequence ATGGCAAAACAAATACAACAAGGGAGAAATTGGTATGTTCTCCACACTTACGCTGGCTACGAGGAGGCGGTTGAGAGAAATCTAAAACAGCGGATTGAGTCAATGGGAATGGAAGATAGAATTTTTAATGTTTTGGTTCCTACGGAAAAGAAAATTAAAATTAAAGGTGGTAAGCGGTTTGTTTTTGAAGAAAAAATTTATCCGGGATATGTTTTAGTGGAAATGATTGTTACGGACGCTTCTTGGTATGTTGTTCGCAACACGCCGCGGGTGACGGGTTTTATCGGCGCGGGGACGATTCCGACCCCTATCTCGGAGGATGAAATTAAGTCGCTTCAGAAGAGAATGGGCGTGGAAGAACCGAAGTATAAGATTAATGTCGCGGTTGGCGACGCAGTTAAAATTACCGATGGGCCGTTCAAGGAATTTGACGGAAAAATTTCAGAGATTGACGAGAAAAGAGGAAAGGTCAAAGTTCTTGTTTCAATGTTTGGTCGCGAGACGCCCGTAGAATTGGACTTTTTACAGATTAAAAAATTATAA
- the rplK gene encoding 50S ribosomal protein L11: MAKAIKTIIKLQIPAGQANPAPPVGPALGQHGLNIQDFCLKFNEATKEMAGDIIPVEITVYEDRTYDFKLKTPPASDLLKKAAGVQKGSGDPLKTKVGKVTKEQIREIAEKKMVDLNAYSIEQAEKIIEGTARSMGIEVK, encoded by the coding sequence ATGGCAAAAGCAATAAAAACAATTATTAAACTTCAAATTCCGGCCGGGCAAGCTAATCCGGCGCCTCCGGTTGGACCGGCTTTAGGTCAGCATGGTTTGAATATTCAAGATTTTTGTCTTAAATTCAACGAAGCGACCAAAGAAATGGCGGGCGATATTATTCCTGTTGAAATAACTGTCTATGAAGACAGGACTTATGATTTCAAGTTAAAAACTCCGCCTGCGTCTGATTTGCTCAAAAAGGCGGCTGGAGTCCAAAAGGGTTCGGGAGATCCTCTTAAAACTAAAGTTGGAAAAGTGACTAAAGAGCAAATCCGCGAAATCGCCGAAAAGAAAATGGTTGACCTTAACGCGTATTCCATCGAACAAGCCGAAAAAATTATAGAAGGCACAGCGAGAAGTATGGGAATAGAGGTGAAGTAA